A portion of the Gasterosteus aculeatus chromosome 12, fGasAcu3.hap1.1, whole genome shotgun sequence genome contains these proteins:
- the LOC120807785 gene encoding RNA polymerase II elongation factor ELL2-like isoform X4, which yields MTRERMSQVEKDSWSRSAIEIKPGATHPTKCVKLHKRPAPLSASDSSVHKPSTNNRKNGGVATPTQKPLRERIIHLLALKPYRKPELLLWLERERAGPKDKTELGATLEEVARVNPKDSSYLLRDDFYKHVQRDWPGYSEEERQHISRMLARKLQPHIGHQPRNLQANVSVLKTSEDTTLQHSAAKNPAAKRPVPFDLLEKPTVKRQRPADQKLQQQPTANGLLNNKGHDVAAPMLSPGFLTKTEFQRTSNHTGNQAGSPGGHGGFPVMPKLTSASDTPVSESRDREPKVSSRQPTQRDSDCAHQQPANSQHKKKKSKKHKDKERERLKDNKASEWLETSPDLKQNLDKLDNPDITHAAASEEKPDYVLTYGTIVTLEQRRRYQEDFCAEYDEYKDLHSRIATITHMFVQLGSKIKSLSPGTQEYKIMEDQILEKYNKYRKKFPGYREEKKRCEYLHEKLSYIKQLIKDYDVSRASS from the exons CTAAATGTGTCAAGCTCCACAAGAGGCCAGCTCCTCTGTCTGCATCAGACAGCAGCGTCCACAAGCCGTCCACCAACAACAGGAAGAACGGCGGCGTGGCCACGCCAACCCAGAAGCCCTTGAGGGAGCGCATCATCCACCTCCTGGCCCTCAAGCCCTACAGGAaaccagagctgctgctgtggctgGAGCGAGAAAGAGCCGGCCCGAAGGACAAGACCGAGCTGGGCGCTACGCTGGAGGAG GTGGCAAGAGTGAATCCCAAAGACAGCAGCTACCTGCTGAGGGATGACTTCTACAAGCATGTGCAGAGGGACTGGCCCGGctacagcgaggaggagaggcagcacATCAGCAGGATGCTGGCCAG GAAGTTGCAGCCACACATTGGACATCAACCAAGGAATCTTCAAGCAAATGTGTCCGTGCTAAAGACATCTGAGGATACGACACTACAGCACAGCGCAGCAAAGAATCCTGCGGCG aaaCGTCCTGTGCCTTTTGACTTATTGGAAAAGCCAACTGTGAAGAGACAAAGACCAGCGGACCAAAAGTTGCAACAGCAGCCCACGGCGAACGGACTGTTAAACAACAAAGGACACGACGTTGCAGCTCCGATGCTCAGCCCCGGTTTCCTCACAAAGACTGAGTTTCAACGGACAAGTAACCATACTGGTAACCAAGCGGGCTCGCCGGGGGGCCACGGGGGCTTTCCCGTGATGCCCAAGCTGACAAGCGCCTCTGACACACCTGTCTCAGAGAGCAGAGATCGAGAACCCAAAGTGAGCAGCCGCCAGCCAACGCAGAGGGACTCCGACTGCGCCCACCAGCAGCCGGCCAACAGCcagcacaagaagaagaaatctaaaaagcACAAAGACAAGGAGCGGGAGCGCTTAAAAGACAACAAGGCCTCTGAATGGTTGGAGACGAGTCCTGATCTCAAGCAGAACCTGGACAAACTTGACA ATCCTGACATCACACACGCTGCGGCCTCTGAGGAGAAGCCGGATTATGTGCT AACATATGGCACCATCGTGACTTTGGAGCAACGTAGGAGGTACCAGGAGGATTTCTGTGCAGAGTATGATGAATACAAAGACCTCCACTCCCGGATCGCCACCATAACTCACATGTTCGTTCAGTTAGGATCCAAGATCAAAAGCTTGTCCCCTGGCACACAAGAATATAAG ATAATGGAAGACCAGATTCTTGAAAAGTACAACAAGTATCGAAAG AAGTTCCCTGGCTACCGGGAAGAGAAGAAACGCTGCGAATATCTCCATGAGAAACTGTCCTACATCAAACAGCTGATCAAAGACTACGACGTCTCTCGCGCTTCTTCGTAG
- the LOC120814951 gene encoding uncharacterized protein LOC120814951, which produces MEGILEAVLTSQANLQAAVVELCRATGRPKERMPKEVLTKLTADDDVETYIALFERAATREKWPRTEWANNLMPFLTGEAQKACRDLSAADAVDYDKVKTVIVAQYGLSLPAKAQRVHDWSYDPALPVRAQVMGLVRHTRSWLEEAEGPPLVDRVVIDRCVRSLPIDTKRYVAQQGPLSVDTLIALLENHRVMASLIRSENHKPNNPRAKAEREMVGKAVSLPPLRPPSGWTGTATRRPQWPPLTLRCFSCGRDGHLARECPDRDEPMPTAGSTDSKGLPCHHLTTCWAHEGAPAPKFPVKIAGKDTEALLDSGSMVSLVRPQFASAPWGDEVAVSCIHGDTRKYPTSKINVITPGGRFTLQVGVVEQQPVPVLFGRDSPLFSRYWPAEARNPRRRTRKQPVKRERPAAARPAWAVVSPDGSPAASSEDEGGAVHNQTTATDPERAAEVQPLEDIQSDEVFSQFPEVEGEEEPRPGQFGSAQLRDPNLTQAWRDVQVIEGQRQAGVSQVSFPHFMIKDKLLYRVTKKNSEIHEQLIVPKNYVSKVLYLAHSHLLGAHLGREKTYDRVLGRFYWPGVKRAVEEYCRHCAECQLNSPKVTYRNPLVPLPIIETPFSRIGMDIAGPLPKSSRGHRYILVILDYATRYPEAIPLRSATGKVVAREMFLLFSRVGLPEEVLTDQGSCFMSQVMKRLCQSLKVKQIRTSVYHPQTDGLVERFNKTLKHMLRKVIEVDGRNWDQLLPYILFSIREVPQGSTGFSPFELLYGRRPRGLLDVAKEAWEQQPSTQRSIIEHVEQMHHRMTQVWPLVREHMQQAQAQQAKVYNRGAQVREFKPGDKVMVLLPTNDCKFLAKWHGPCEILERVGTVDYRVRQTGRRKAKQLYHVNLLKPWHEPLPIPPNVLAANLTPQDLPPVRLSDQLSSGQGQDLRELLARNRDIFSEVPGRTTAITHDIRTEPGKTVRLRPYRIPEARREAIRSEVRKMLDLGVVEESHSAWSSPIVLVGKPDGSIRFCNDYRKLNEISLFDTYPMPRVDELVERLGPARFISTLDLTKGYWQVPLTPQAKEKTAFSTPDGAFQYRVLPFGLHGAPATFQRLMDKVLRPHQAYAAAYLDDIVVHSTSWEKHLQHLAAVFQALREAGLTANPAKCSLALEEANYLGYTVGRGNVKPQVKKVDAIATWPQPQTKRQVRTFLGLVGYYRQFIPNFASLAAPLHELTSKGASNGVKWTERTQLAFNALKKALCGDTILHAPDFGKRFVLQTDASEVGLGAVLSQVQNGSEYPITFVSRKLLPHEKNYSTVEKECLAVKWAVGKLRYYLLGREFILVTDHAPLKWMAVNKDKNARITRWFLHLQDFKFTVEHRAGRLHGNADALSRRDDCLWTAAPHRGSELRGGGYVMAQPTSSAPHGEKRPGEGHQEAW; this is translated from the coding sequence ATGGAAGGGATTTTGGAAGCCGTTCTGACCTCGCAAGCCAACCTGCAGGCAGCAGTAGTAGAGCTGTGTCGAGCAACAGGAAGACCGAAAGAGCGGATGCCAAAAGAGGTGCTGACTAAGCTGACGGCCGATGATGACGTCGAGACCTATATTGCCCTATTTGAACGGGCCGCAACGAGAGAGAAATGGCCAAGAACCGAGTGGGCAAACAACCTTATGCCTTTTTTGACCGGCGAAGCTCAGAAAGCCTGTCGAGACCTTTCGGCGGCAGACGCCGTAGATTACGATAAGGTAAAGACTGTAATCGTAGCTCAATATGGACTTAGTCTCCCCGCCAAGGCACAGCGAGTGCATGACTGGAGCTACGATCCCGCTCTCCCTGTCCGGGCACAGGTGATGGGGCTAGTCCGTCATACCAGGAGCTGGCTGGAAGAAGCAGAAGGGCCGCCCCTAGTGGATAGAGTGGTGATTGACCGGTGCGTACGAAGCCTACCCATCGACACCAAAAGGTATGTCGCCCAGCAGGGGCCTCTCAGTGTGGACACCTTAATAGCCTTGTTAGAAAATCACCGAGTGATGGCTAGTCTGATACGGTCAGAAAACCACAAACCTAACAACCCTAGAGccaaggcagagagagaaatggtagGAAAAGCTGTCAGTCTCCCACCACTCCGACCACCCTCTGGATGGACCGGGACGGCGACAAGACGACCCCAGTGGCCTCCTTTAACCCTGCGATGTTTTTCTTGTGGCAGAGATGGCCACCTAGCCAGGGAGTGTCCGGATCGGGATGAACCAATGCCGACAGCCGGATCCACTGATAGCAAAGGCCTCCCCTGCCACCACCTCACCACCTGTTGGGCCCATGAGGGAGCCCCGGCCCCAAAGTTTCCAGTGAAGATCGCTGGGAAAGATACAGAGGCACTCTTAGACTCCGGAAGTATGGTCTCACTCGTCCGACCGCAATTCGCCAGTGCGCCCTGGGGTGACGAGGTGGCGGTGTCATGCATCCATGGGGACACCCGCAAATATCCAACCTCCAAAATCAATGTGATCACTCCTGGAGGACGCTTCACTCTGCAGGTGGGGGTCGTCGAGCAGCAACCGGTCCCCGTGCTTTTCGGCCGAGACAGCCCGCTGTTCTCCCGATACTGGCCAGCGGAGGCGAGGAACCCGAGACGGAGAACAAGAAAACAACCGGTGAAGAGAGAAAGACCCGCCGCGGCTCGCCCCGCCTGGGCGGTGGTATCCCCCGATGGCAGCCCGGCAGCCTCCAgtgaggacgaggggggggctGTCCACAACCAAACCACAGCGACTGACCCCGAACGGGCAGCGGAGGTGCAGCCCCTGGAAGACATACAATCAGACGAGGTATTCTCTCAATTTCCGGAGgttgagggagaagaggagcccAGGCCAGGACAATTCGGCTCAGCCCAGCTGCGGGATCCCAACCTGACCCAAGCCTGGAGAGACGTCCAAGTGATTGAGGGTCAAAGGCAGGCTGGGGTGAGTCAAGTGTCATTTCCACATTTCATGATTAAGGATAAGCTGTTATACCGGGTAACCAAAAAGAACTCTGAGATCCATGAACAGTTGATTGTCCCCAAAAACTATGTCTCTAAAGTTTTGTATCTAGCCCACTCACACTTACTAGGGGCACATTTAGGGAGGGAGAAGACTTATGACCGTGTTCTCGGACGCTTCTACTGGCCGGGAGTCAAGAGGGCCGTGGAGGAGTACTGCCGACATTGTGCCGAATGTCAACTCAACTCCCCAAAGGTGACGTACCGAAACCCTCTCGTACCCCTTCCCATTATCGAGACCCCTTTTAGCAGGATTGGCATGGACATAGCGGGGCCCCTACCAAAGTCTAGCCGTGGACATCGCTACATCTTGGTTATACTAGACTACGCAACTAGATACCCGGAGGCAATTCCTCTACGGTCCGCTACGGGGAAAGTGGTCGCCAGAGAGATGTTCCTACTCTTCAGTAGAGTTGGCCTACCGGAGGAAGTGCTGACCGACCAGGGGTCCTGCTTCATGTCCCAAGTAATGAAACGCCTATGCCAAAGTCTGAAGGTGAAACAAATCAGAACCTCGGTCTATCACCCTCAGACCGATGGACTGGTAGAAAGGTTCAACAAAACTCTAAAGCACATGCTGCGTAAGGTGATCGAGGTCGATGGTAGAAACTGGGACCAACTGCTGCCTTACATTCTGTTCTCTATCCGAGAAGTTCCCCAGGGCTCTACTGGATTCTCACCGTTCGAGCTCCTGTACGGTCGGAGACCCCGCGGGTTGCTAGATGTGGCCAAGGAGGCCTGGGAGCAGCAACCATCCACCCAGCGCAGCATCATAGAGCACGTGGAACAGATGCACCACCGGATGACCCAGGTCTGGCCCTTGGTCCGGGAACACATGCAGCAGGCCCAAGCGCAGCAGGCCAAGGTATACAACCGGGGAGCCCAGGTGAGAGAATTCAAACCAGGAGACAAAGTGATGGTATTACTCCCAACGAATGATTGCAAGTTTTTAGCCAAGTGGCATGGACCTTGTGAAATACTGGAACGGGTGGGGACTGTGGATTACCGCGTACGGCAGACAGGCCGTAGGAAAGCCAAACAACTGTACCATGTGAATCTCCTGAAGCCATGGCACGAGCCTCTCCCCATTCCCCCTAATGTCCTCGCAGCTAACCTAACCCCTCAGGACCTCCCGCCAGTGAGACTGAGTGACCAGCTGTCCTCCGGACAGGGACAAGACCTCCGAGAACTGCTCGCCAGGAACAGAGACATCTTCTCCGAGGTCCCGGGGCGAACAACAGCCATTACCCATGACATCAGAACAGAGCCAGGCAAGACGGTAAGACTACGACCATACCGAATACCTGAGGCCAGGAGGGAGGCCATCAGAAGCGAGGTGAGGAAAATGCTTGACCTTGGGGTGGTGGAGGAGTCCCACAGCGCCTGGTCCAGTCCTATAGTCCTGGTAGGAAAGCCGGATGGCAGCATTAGGTTCTGCAACGATTATAGGAAGCTAAATGAGATTTCCCTGTTCGACACCTACCCTATGCCCCGGGTAGATGAGCTAGTCGAGAGGCTGGGGCCGGCCCGGTTCATTTCCACACTGGACTTAACCAAAGGGTATTGGCAGGTACCACTCACGCCCCAAGCCAAAGAGAAGACTGCCTTCTCGACACCAGATGGCGCCTTCCAATATAGAGTCCTCCCATTTGGTCTTCATGGGGCCCCGGCAACGTTCCAGAGACTTATGGACAAAGTACTCCGACCACACCAAGCCTACGCAGCGGCATACCTGGACGATATTGTTGTCCATAGCACCTCATGGGAAAAGCATCTGCAGCACCTGGCCGCCGTTTTTCAGGCCTTACGAGAGGCGGGTCTAACAGCCAACCCTGCAAAGTGCTCACTCGCCTTGGAGGAGGCGAATTACCTTGGGTACACCGTTGGACGAGGAAACGTGAAACCCCAAGTGAAGAAGGTGGATGCCATAGCGACCTGGCCCCAACCCCAGACCAAACGTCAGGTGAGGACTTTTCTGGGTCTAGTGGGATACTACAGACAGTTTATTCCTAATTTTGCTTCTTTAGCGGCCCCCCTGCATGAGCTAACAAGCAAAGGCGCATCCAATGGGGTAAAGTGGACCGAACGGACTCAGCTGGCCTTCAATGCCTTGAAGAAAGCCCTATGTGGAGACACCATTCTACACGCCCCCGACTTCGGCAAAAGATTCGTACTGCAGACGGACGCATCAGAGGTAGGCCTTGGGGCAGTCTTGTCCCAAGTACAGAATGGAAGCGAATACCCCATAACCTTTGTCAGCCGCAAACTACTTCCCCATGAGAAGAATTACTCAACCGTGGAAAAGGAGTGTCTCGCCGTCAAATGGGCAGTCGGAAAACTGAGGTACTACTTGTTGGGTCGAGAGTTCATATTGGTTACGGACCATGccccattgaaatggatggccgtCAACAAAGATAAAAACGCCCGAATAACCCGTTGGTTTCTACATCTGCAGGACTTTAAGTTCACAGTGGAGCACAGAGCTGGCAGACTGCACGGGAACGCGGATGCCTTGTCCAGAAGGGACGACTGCCTGTGGACTGCCGCTCCCCACCGTGGTTcggagctgagggggggggggtatgtgatGGCCCAGCCGACGAGCAGTGCCCCACATGGCGAGAAACGGCCAGGAGAGGGGCACCAAGAGGCATGGTAG
- the LOC120807811 gene encoding putative gonadotropin-releasing hormone II receptor, translating to MNLSLSDSAAILHYPNTDNQLTANCSSPSSNWTVGENTLQLPTFTTAAKVRVIITCILCGISAFCNLAVLWAACSDGKRKSHVKVLIIHLTLADLLVTFIVMPVDAVWNLTIQWLAGDLACRLLMFLKLQAMYSCAFVTVVISLDRQSAILNPLAIGRARKRNRVMLTVAWGMSVVLSVPQIFLFHNVTIVLPEDFTQCTTRGSFVSHWHETSYNMFTFCCLFLLPLVIMITCYTRIFCEISKRLRKDNLPSNELHLRCSKNNIPRARMRTLKMSIVIVSSFIICWTPYYLLGLWYWFLPNDLEGKVSHSLTHILFIFGLVNACLDPLIYGLFTIPFRKGLRRFYCNGTTVSDLDNHTVVTGSFTSAPNSLALKRDVSPAVHERVMLRNLNHNEAESTSPRGRFLTADNDAETDPNPESLT from the exons ATGAACCTCTCTCTGAGTGACTCTGCCGCAATCTTGCATTACCCGAACACTGACAACCAACTGACTGCAAACtgctcctcgccctcctccaaCTGGACTGTGGGGGAAAATACCCTGCAGCTGCCCACCTTCACCACTGCGGCGAAAGTCAGAGTGATTATTACCTGCATTCTCTGTGGCATATCGGCCTTTTGCAACCTAGCTGTGCTGTGGGCGGCGTGCAGCGATGGGAAACGCAAATCCCACGTCAAGGTGCTGATAATCCACCTGACGCTTGCCGATCTGCTGGTCACCTTCATCGTGATGCCTGTGGACGCGGTGTGGAACCTCACAATCCAGTGGCTTGCCGGGGACTTGGCCTGCAGGCTGCTGATGTTTCTTAAGCTGCAAGCGATGTACTCATGCGCCTTTGTCACCGTGGTCATCAGTCTGGACAGGCAGTCGGCCATACTCAACCCCCTGGCTATCGGTAGAGCCAGAAAGAGGAACAGAGTCATGCTGACTGTGGCGTGGGGTATGAGCGTCGTGCTGTCCGTTCCTCAG attttcctttttcacaACGTCACCATTGTGCTTCCTGAGGACTTCACTCAGTGTACCACACGTGGAAGCTTTGTCTCTCACTGGCACGAAACGTCTTACAACATGTTCACTTTTTGCTGCCTGTTTCTGCTTCCTCTCGTCATCATGATCACCTGCTACACAAGGATCTTCTGCGAGATCTCCAAACGACTGCGAAAGGACAACC TGCCGTCCAACGAGTTGCATTTGCGTTGCTCGAAGAACAACATCCCGAGAGCCCGGATGAGAACTCTAAAAATGAGTATTGTGATCGTCTCGTCTTTCATTATCTGCTGGACTCCATACTACCTGCTGGGCCTGTGGTACTGGTTCCTCCCCAACGACCTTGAGGGGAAGGTCTCCCACTCACTGACCCACATCCTGTTCATCTTTGGGCTCGTCAACGCCTGCCTGGACCCACTCATCTATGGGCTGTTCACTATTCCCTTCCGCAAGGGGCTCCGGAGGTTTTACTGCAATGGCACCACAGTGTCCGACCTGGACAACCACACGGTTGTAACTGGATCTTTCACTTCTGCTCCCAACTCTCTGGCACTGAAAAGAGACGTGAGCCCCGCAGTCCACGAGAGGGTCATGTTGCGCAATCTCAACCACAACGAGGCAGAGTCCACGTCACCAAGAGGCAGGTTTTTAACAGCAGACAATGACGCAGAGACGGATCCAAACCCCGAGAGCCTCACATGA
- the wdr93 gene encoding WD repeat-containing protein 93 isoform X2, whose translation MESTHKTDTFRRKTPGLEPSGATQLPVSANCLACSKDGRYLSLGHSRGLSVWCASSLTCAAEWQQDGMEITSIQMTRTAEPAYLLGTVDDMGVARVFAYHCGAIHPLSVLNIMENINKRSICLTFELSEGGNYGAASMSCNGAVWLEIYQFPSEAWLKETEMAPSQQQDQSPSRDMDVKWSPVAALIKIKPPKIPAGEKSSSHQWDGQGSNRHVGKTKEKFGRPRRCTQHFLLPCGQFPGDSKAKLQSAGLPVAVCVWWSGGHNLLQYMLQKEAKNKTDVEPTPDVLWPNAKEILCSAVSRCSRHVALGLDGALVCVWDRQSGSPLSIVVVSATDSDFFRMQFVDHWPEHDDVWQTFIAAKVCLLLLCKSGEMYTVTAGGGTQCCTVKISERPKDSADFPTVTASVPFLQSLSLVVQRNGNMFLHDVMNRTNVCSLILPTTHLIASPCNPVYALNPEQQTLFIQAGNQESSYSASSEGESQSQLFIFRLGEQEIIKRYIVSLPDSPQQLNTLSCVTLEEKCNLYLRQRARSVEERNKALRQTWKHLQETAGRARHSNSNAAAS comes from the exons ATGGAATCAAcccacaaaacagacacattcagAAGGAAAACACCCGGTTTGGAACCGTCCGGTGCAACACAG CTTCCAGTGAGCGCCAATTGCCTGGCGTGCTCGAAAGATGGCAGGTACCTGAGTCTGGGTCACTCCCGGGGCTTGTCCGTGTGGTGCGCATCTTCCCTGACGTGTGCTGCAGAGTGGCAGCAGGACGGAATGGAAATTACGTCTATTCAAATGACGCGAACGGCTGAGCCAGCCTACCTGCTGGGCACTGTTGATGATATGG GTGTTGCCAGAGTCTTTGCATATCACTGTGGAGCTATTCACCCCCTTAGTGTTCTTAACATCATG GAAAATATCAACAAAAGAAGCATTTGCTTGACATTTGAACTGTCTGAAGGTGGAAATTACGGCGCCGCGTCAATGAGTT GTAACGGTGCCGTTTGGCTCGAGATTTATCAGTTCCCTTCAGAAGCCTGGctgaaagagacagagatggCACCGTCACAACAGCAG GACCAAAGCCCATCTAGAGATATGGATGTGAAATGGTCTCCAGTTGCAGCTCTGATTAAAATCAAGCCACCCAAAATCCCAGCAG gagagaagagcagcagtCATCAATGGGACGGGCAGGGTTCTAACAGACATGTGggaaaaacaaaggagaaattTGGAAGACCAAG ACGTTGCACCCAGCACTTCCTCCTGCCTTGTGGTCAGTTTCCTGGTGACAGTAAAGCCAAATTGCagtcag CGGGATTACCTgttgctgtctgtgtgtggtggagTGGCGGCCATAATCTTCTTCAGTATATGCTGCAGAAAGAAGCAAAGAACAAA ACAGACGTGGAACCTACGCCAGATGTTTTATGGCCAAATGCAAAGGAAATCCTGTGCTCTGCTGTTAGTAGATGCAGCCGTCACGTAGCTCTCGGGCTCGATGgtgctctggtgtgtgtgtgggacaggCAGTCTG GGTCTCCGTTGTCGATTGTAGTAGTGTCAGCAACAGACAGTGACTTCTTCAGGATGCAATTTGTGGATCACTGGCCTGAGCACGATGATGTTTGGCAGACTTTTATCGcagcaaaagtctgtcttttgttgttgtgtaaaAGTGGAGAAATGTATACAGtcacagcaggaggagggaccCAATGTTGCACAGTGAAGATCTCCGAAAG GCCAAAAGACAGCGCGGACTTTCCAACTGTCACTGCTTCGGTCCCGTTCCTGCAGAGTTTG tCTCTCGTGGTGCAAAGAAATGGAAATATGTTCCTTCACGATGTCATGAACAGAACCAATGTTTGCTCCTTGATTCTTCCCACAACTCATCTGATTGCTTCTCCCTGCAATCCTGTTTATGCTCTGAACCCCGAGCAGCAGACTCTTTTCATACAAG CAGGTAACCAGGAATCCAGCTATAGTGCGTCATCTGAAGGAGAAAGCCAGAGTCAGCTTTTCATCTTCCGTCTGGGAGAGCAGGAAATTATCAAGCGGTATATCGTTTCACTTCCAGACTCTCCACAACAACTAAACACACTCAGCTGTGTCACTCTTGAGGAAAAGTGCAATCTCTACCTGCGGCAAAG AGCGCGGTCTGTGGAGGAAAGGAACAAAGCTTTGAGGCAGACATGGAAGCATCTACAGGAAACTGCAGGGAGGGCACGACACAGCaacagcaacgctgcagccaGCTGA
- the wdr93 gene encoding WD repeat-containing protein 93 isoform X1, with the protein MESTHKTDTFRRKTPGLEPSGATQLPVSANCLACSKDGRYLSLGHSRGLSVWCASSLTCAAEWQQDGMEITSIQMTRTAEPAYLLGTVDDMGVARVFAYHCGAIHPLSVLNIMENINKRSICLTFELSEGGNYGAASMSCNGAVWLEIYQFPSEAWLKETEMAPSQQQDQSPSRDMDVKWSPVAALIKIKPPKIPAATALDGSLEAVKMTNFFTHCLALEGEKSSSHQWDGQGSNRHVGKTKEKFGRPRRCTQHFLLPCGQFPGDSKAKLQSAGLPVAVCVWWSGGHNLLQYMLQKEAKNKTDVEPTPDVLWPNAKEILCSAVSRCSRHVALGLDGALVCVWDRQSGSPLSIVVVSATDSDFFRMQFVDHWPEHDDVWQTFIAAKVCLLLLCKSGEMYTVTAGGGTQCCTVKISERPKDSADFPTVTASVPFLQSLSLVVQRNGNMFLHDVMNRTNVCSLILPTTHLIASPCNPVYALNPEQQTLFIQAGNQESSYSASSEGESQSQLFIFRLGEQEIIKRYIVSLPDSPQQLNTLSCVTLEEKCNLYLRQRARSVEERNKALRQTWKHLQETAGRARHSNSNAAAS; encoded by the exons ATGGAATCAAcccacaaaacagacacattcagAAGGAAAACACCCGGTTTGGAACCGTCCGGTGCAACACAG CTTCCAGTGAGCGCCAATTGCCTGGCGTGCTCGAAAGATGGCAGGTACCTGAGTCTGGGTCACTCCCGGGGCTTGTCCGTGTGGTGCGCATCTTCCCTGACGTGTGCTGCAGAGTGGCAGCAGGACGGAATGGAAATTACGTCTATTCAAATGACGCGAACGGCTGAGCCAGCCTACCTGCTGGGCACTGTTGATGATATGG GTGTTGCCAGAGTCTTTGCATATCACTGTGGAGCTATTCACCCCCTTAGTGTTCTTAACATCATG GAAAATATCAACAAAAGAAGCATTTGCTTGACATTTGAACTGTCTGAAGGTGGAAATTACGGCGCCGCGTCAATGAGTT GTAACGGTGCCGTTTGGCTCGAGATTTATCAGTTCCCTTCAGAAGCCTGGctgaaagagacagagatggCACCGTCACAACAGCAG GACCAAAGCCCATCTAGAGATATGGATGTGAAATGGTCTCCAGTTGCAGCTCTGATTAAAATCAAGCCACCCAAAATCCCAGCAG CGACAGCATTGGATGGTTCACTTGAGGCGGTCAAGATGACCAATTTTTTCACCCACTGTTTGGCTCtggaaggagagaagagcagcagtCATCAATGGGACGGGCAGGGTTCTAACAGACATGTGggaaaaacaaaggagaaattTGGAAGACCAAG ACGTTGCACCCAGCACTTCCTCCTGCCTTGTGGTCAGTTTCCTGGTGACAGTAAAGCCAAATTGCagtcag CGGGATTACCTgttgctgtctgtgtgtggtggagTGGCGGCCATAATCTTCTTCAGTATATGCTGCAGAAAGAAGCAAAGAACAAA ACAGACGTGGAACCTACGCCAGATGTTTTATGGCCAAATGCAAAGGAAATCCTGTGCTCTGCTGTTAGTAGATGCAGCCGTCACGTAGCTCTCGGGCTCGATGgtgctctggtgtgtgtgtgggacaggCAGTCTG GGTCTCCGTTGTCGATTGTAGTAGTGTCAGCAACAGACAGTGACTTCTTCAGGATGCAATTTGTGGATCACTGGCCTGAGCACGATGATGTTTGGCAGACTTTTATCGcagcaaaagtctgtcttttgttgttgtgtaaaAGTGGAGAAATGTATACAGtcacagcaggaggagggaccCAATGTTGCACAGTGAAGATCTCCGAAAG GCCAAAAGACAGCGCGGACTTTCCAACTGTCACTGCTTCGGTCCCGTTCCTGCAGAGTTTG tCTCTCGTGGTGCAAAGAAATGGAAATATGTTCCTTCACGATGTCATGAACAGAACCAATGTTTGCTCCTTGATTCTTCCCACAACTCATCTGATTGCTTCTCCCTGCAATCCTGTTTATGCTCTGAACCCCGAGCAGCAGACTCTTTTCATACAAG CAGGTAACCAGGAATCCAGCTATAGTGCGTCATCTGAAGGAGAAAGCCAGAGTCAGCTTTTCATCTTCCGTCTGGGAGAGCAGGAAATTATCAAGCGGTATATCGTTTCACTTCCAGACTCTCCACAACAACTAAACACACTCAGCTGTGTCACTCTTGAGGAAAAGTGCAATCTCTACCTGCGGCAAAG AGCGCGGTCTGTGGAGGAAAGGAACAAAGCTTTGAGGCAGACATGGAAGCATCTACAGGAAACTGCAGGGAGGGCACGACACAGCaacagcaacgctgcagccaGCTGA